The Cryptomeria japonica chromosome 9, Sugi_1.0, whole genome shotgun sequence DNA segment TGTGTATGTCCAGCACTTGAGGTAGGTGACAATGGACCTATGAAATCTAGCCCCCACTGTTTGAATGGTTCATCAATAACAACAGGTCTAAGGGGTAATGCCACAAGTCATGGCTTTCCTGTGAATAACTTACATTTTTTACAATTTGCTACCCAGGTGTAAGCATCTTTGAACATGCCTCTCCAATAGTAACAATTCCTCAAAATCTTATAAGCAGTCAATGTTGAAGAAAAATATCCACCACAAGCTTCATTATGAAATGTTTTTCAGAAGAGCTTCATGATGTTCCTTATCCACACAACATAAGAAAGTGTCATCCAATCCCTTCTTGTACAAAACATCACCAAAGATGACATACTTAGGAACTTTCAATCTCAAGTTGTGTTTCTCCTTAGGTGACAAATGTTCAAGACATTCTCCATAGGTTAGATAAAATGCCACATCTTCAAACCAAGAATCTTGAAGACCCACAAATAGGACTAGAGGTATCTCCTCATGCACTTCATTCTTACTCTCTACAATCAATTTACATAAGCCTTGTCCCCTCACTAATTTAGCTGGTTTAATATCTAGATTGAACTCCTGTATTTTTTATACCGACGTGGCTTTGTTATTCATTCCAATATCTTGCTATGTCAAAATAATTTTAACAGCCGAGTGTGGCACATACACTATTGCATGAGAATGAAGAATGTAATACCGAAAATGTTTAACAAATTTTACCACCGCAAATGCATGTTTCTCCATCAATGAATATTTCAATTCATGCTTCTTGAGCGGTACACTCATGAAGGCAATTGGAActtcctcatttttctcatttttttgcaaTAAGATTCTTGACATGGTATGCTCAAAACCATAGCAGTAGATGATGAAATCCTTCTTAAAATTTGGATTAATGAGTGCAAGATCTTGCACTATAGCTTCTTTTACTGCCTCAAATGCTTTCTTCCTCTCATCATTCCATCTCAAAGGCtatttttcactcatcaaattcactATGTATCAGTTAATTTCTACAAAATCAGGGATGAACCTTCTCaaaaaattcacttgaccaaagaaggaTCTAACTCCATTTCTATTAGATGGTAAACTTAGCTACTGGATTGCCTTCACCCTCTCCGGATCTACCTTGATGCCTTCTTTGGAAATGATGTGACCAAGCAGTTTACCTTAAGTAACATTGAACACTGAATTCTTTGGATTCAAATACACTCCATGCTCCCTGCACCCCTACAAAACTTTCCTTAAGTCTCTCAAGTGatgctttctccttttcaagaagACAATTAAATCATCAAGGTATACgaaaattattttatctttcacGTGACCAAAAGACAAGTCCATAGCCCTCTAGAAGGATGCTCCAACATTTATCAGACAAAATGACATCCTATTGTATGCAAAGGTACCCTAGGGAGTGatgaaagttgttttgtgttgatcctttttTGAGACACTAATCTGATTGTAGCCTAAGAACATGTTTAACATCGACATCATTTTAGAACCTGAGACtatttgcaaaatatgatccatagcagGCAATGGTTAATTATCCTtcaaactagcttgattcaaatttctaaagtccacacaaatCCTTATCTCTCCATTATTTTATGAACTGGAACTATATTAGCTATCCAGGTGGAATTATGAATAGGATATATAATTCTTGCCTTTAACATTTTATCCACCTCCTTGAAGATGGCCTCTGCAACCTTGggattaaaatttctcaatttctcCTTGAATGGACTTGTTCTTGGTTTCATAGGAATATGATGTTAAAACTGCCCATCTCTAAAACTTTTCAGATCATCATAGCACTAGGAAAATACATCCCTGTATTCCATTAACAGGATAATGAATATTCTCTTCTCTTCAGGAGTACAACACTTTCCCAAATTGACAAACCTAGGATCCTCTTCATCACCAATATTAATCCTCTCATAATCACCAAAATCATGAGTTGCTGATAATCGTTCTTCCTTCCTCTTGATGAAAGTATCTCGATGATCAAAAAGGTGCTCTAAAGATACTAACCCTctaggaatcttatttcctttcaactAGATAATTTCATCTCGTGGTCCCTCTCCTAGATCTAGGGAGAATTCCTTACATTTAGTTTCAGATCCTTCAAAGAATGTagtcatgaacatttcagcacaatgTAGAAAGTTTTTTATGTGCTTATCAATTTCAAAGACTTGCCAAAATTTTGAGTTATCGGGACACTTGGCCTATATATTAACTCCACTTGGTAAGTATCTACTATGAACTAGGGATGAGGAATCAAGAGAGAAGCCGACACTGCCAAAGAATTgactttagaattgaattcacatGGGATGGATTCAATAGAAAAAGCATCAAAGCCTTCAATTTCATCCCATGCCCTATTTTGGTAGTTCTTTAATCTTTCATTCTTTACAATGAATAACCCTCTTACTTGTTTTACAATGAACTCGACATCTCCTTTTACCCGTAACAATTTCACTCCCAATTTCTTTTCTTCAGCCATtcccaacaacaaggcctcatattcagcaatattattTGTATTCTTAAACTCCAACTTGAAAGAGAAAGTAATATGCTTTCCAGAGGGAGGAATAAGAACTACTCCGGCTCTAGAGAAAGATGCTAAgcaacttccatcaaactccatcatCCATAGCTCCTCAAGTGCCTTAGGTTGAGATAAATTTCTTGCAACTCCattct contains these protein-coding regions:
- the LOC131073894 gene encoding uncharacterized protein LOC131073894, with the protein product MDWCQATIPIWKQQVILQPKANSKFTIFPSDDPKAQILYHECKFGNYMILSENGVARNLSQPKALEELWMMEFDGSCLASFSRAGVVLIPPSGKHITFSFKLEFKNTNNIAEYEALLLGMAEEKKLGVKLLRVKGDVEFIVKQVRGLFIVKNERLKNYQNRAWDEIEGFDAFSIESIPCEFNSKVNSLAVSASLLIPHP